From a single bacterium genomic region:
- the lepB gene encoding signal peptidase I — protein sequence MGDKIKREIYSWGMVILVVLVLRAIFVEAYVIPTPSMEKTLLIGDALLVNRFVYGVKVPYTQIPLIPGRMPNRGEIIVFKYPFENRDFVKRCVAVEGDTVQVINKVLYINGKAVQEKHVYFRDPVVYPGPSADHASYQKLWQEAKLADVYKVYIRDNFGPVVVPKDHVFAMGDNRDNSLDSRFWGPLHVKYLKGTPLFIYFSFDPGHEASNIFEILKFWTWKSIRLNRIGRVV from the coding sequence ATGGGCGACAAGATCAAGAGAGAAATATACTCCTGGGGCATGGTGATCCTGGTCGTGCTGGTGCTCCGAGCGATCTTCGTGGAAGCCTATGTTATCCCCACGCCGTCCATGGAAAAAACTCTCCTGATCGGCGACGCGCTCCTGGTCAACCGTTTCGTGTATGGGGTCAAAGTGCCTTACACGCAGATCCCGCTTATCCCGGGCCGCATGCCGAACCGAGGCGAGATCATCGTATTCAAGTATCCGTTCGAGAACCGCGATTTCGTTAAAAGGTGCGTGGCGGTCGAGGGCGATACTGTCCAGGTCATCAACAAGGTGCTCTATATCAACGGCAAAGCCGTCCAGGAAAAACACGTCTACTTCCGGGATCCGGTCGTGTATCCGGGACCTTCGGCCGACCATGCTTCATACCAGAAACTATGGCAGGAAGCTAAGCTTGCTGATGTCTATAAGGTCTATATCCGGGATAATTTCGGGCCTGTTGTCGTGCCCAAGGATCATGTTTTCGCCATGGGCGATAACCGGGACAATTCGCTGGATTCCAGGTTCTGGGGGCCCCTGCATGTCAAATACCTCAAAGGTACGCCGCTCTTTATCTATTTTTCGTTCGACCCCGGTCATGAAGCGTCAAATATCTTCGAGATCCTGAAATTCTGGACCTGGAAATCTATCAGGTTAAATAGGATCGGCAGGGTCGTGTAG